Proteins encoded by one window of Chrysemys picta bellii isolate R12L10 chromosome 10, ASM1138683v2, whole genome shotgun sequence:
- the DCUN1D3 gene encoding DCN1-like protein 3: MGQCVTKCKNPSSTLGSKNGDRESSSKSHGKRSAVHKEEHTSVCAKSSGDILVNGTKKTDTALDSSQPPTFSGDAKKEPVSGTEESSLQRIGELFRRYKDEREDAILEEGMERFCNDLCVDPTEFKVLVLAWKFQAATMCKFTRKEFFEGCKAINADSIDGICSRFPSLLNEAKQEDKFKDLYRFTFQFGLDSEEGQRSLHREIAIALWKLVFTQNNPPILDQWLNFLIENPSGIKGISRDTWNMFLNFTQVIGPDLSNYSEDEAWPSLFDTFVEWEMERRKKEEETKCITCSDTEGPCIEEQT; encoded by the exons ATGGGCCAGTGTGTCACTAAGTGCAAGAATCCTTCTTCCACCCTTGGCAGCAAAAATGGAGATAGAGAATCTAGCAGCAAGTCTCATGGCAAAAGAAGTGCAGTTCACAAAGAAGAACATACCTCAGTATGTGCAAAATCCTCTGGTGACATACTTGTCAATGGGACAAAGAAAACGGATACTGCTTTAGATTCTAGTCAACCTCCAACTTTCTCTGGGGATGCAAAGAAAGAGCCGGTTTCTGGCACCGAGGAATCGTCACTTCAGCGGATTGGGGAATTGTTTAGGAGATACAAGGACGAACGAGAAGATGCCATACTGGAAGAAGGCATGGAACGTTTTTGTAATGACCTCTGTGTTGACCCCACTGAATTTAAAGTGCTAGTCTTGGCTTGGAAATTCCAGGCAGCTACCATGTGCAAATTTACAAG GAAGGAGTTCTTTGAGGGCTGCAAAGCAATAAATGCGGACAGCATTGATGGCATTTGTTCTAGGTTCCCCAGCCTCTTAAATGAAGCCAAACAAGAAGATAAATTCAAGGATCTCTATCGTTTCACCTTTCAGTTTGGCCTGGACTCTGAAGAAGGACAGAGGTCTCTACATCGGGAAATAGCCATTGCCCTTTGGAAGTTAGTCTTCACCCAAAATAACCCCCCTATATTGGACCAGTGGTTAAACTTCCTAATTGAGAACCCCTCAGGAATTAAGGGAATCTCCCGGGACACATGGAACATGTTTCTAAATTTTACTCAGGTGATTGGACCAGACCTTAGCAACTACAGTGAAGATGAGGCCTGGCCTAGTCTCTTTGATACCTTTGTGGAATGGGAAATGGAACGAAGGAAAAAAGAAGAGGAAACCAAATGTATTACATGTTCAGACACAGAGGGTCCGTGTATAGAAGAACAGACTTAA